In one window of Candidatus Scalindua sp. DNA:
- a CDS encoding MATE family efflux transporter, producing MELTKENLNKNIIKLALPAAMENILHMAVFIVDILIVGRLGTAPVAAVGLAGALSFIISMIFSALNVGTTALVSRSIGAEEKIEAERVAGQSIFLSVILGLIISPSIFFFAEKFLVVMSAELDVVELGTPYLRIISCFFILRLIILTGSSIFRGAGDTRTPMVMTLIMNCVNIVFSWLLVFGIGFFPRLEVAGAAWGTSIAYIAGGSFITYKLLNGKGILTIRLKYVVDVNKDRILRMLRISLPAMLDAFLTQIGYLFFMKIIAVLGTVALAAHQIALRIEAISFMPGYAFAVATATLVGQSLGAGKIDLARSSVKRNCLIALTVMGFFAIIFLTLAKPMSKLFHPEQEVLALSALCVMIAALEQPALAIYMVYAGGLRGAGDTLSLMIITIVGTLCFHLPVAYVFGIVLQWGLAGIWFGVALDWIFRSIAVYVIFRSGRWEKVKV from the coding sequence ATGGAATTAACAAAGGAAAATTTAAATAAAAACATCATTAAACTCGCTCTTCCTGCGGCCATGGAAAACATCTTACATATGGCCGTCTTTATCGTGGACATCCTCATAGTTGGCAGGCTGGGAACAGCTCCTGTTGCTGCAGTTGGATTGGCAGGCGCCTTGAGTTTCATTATTTCAATGATATTCTCTGCACTGAATGTTGGCACCACTGCACTTGTGTCAAGGAGTATTGGTGCTGAAGAGAAGATTGAGGCTGAAAGAGTTGCTGGCCAGTCCATATTTTTATCAGTAATCCTCGGCCTCATAATCAGTCCATCGATTTTTTTCTTTGCCGAAAAGTTCTTGGTAGTAATGAGTGCAGAGCTTGATGTTGTAGAGTTGGGTACTCCTTATCTACGGATAATTTCGTGTTTCTTTATTCTGCGTTTGATTATTTTAACAGGAAGCTCAATATTCAGAGGTGCAGGCGATACACGCACCCCAATGGTGATGACACTCATTATGAATTGTGTAAATATAGTTTTTAGCTGGCTTCTTGTTTTTGGTATAGGATTCTTCCCCCGTCTGGAGGTTGCAGGTGCTGCATGGGGCACATCAATCGCGTACATCGCCGGAGGGTCATTTATTACTTATAAGCTTTTAAACGGAAAAGGTATCCTGACAATAAGACTGAAATACGTGGTTGACGTCAATAAAGACCGTATACTGAGAATGCTGAGGATTTCCCTGCCTGCAATGTTAGATGCCTTTCTCACCCAGATAGGTTACCTCTTCTTCATGAAGATAATTGCAGTTCTTGGAACAGTCGCTCTTGCCGCACACCAGATTGCCCTCAGAATTGAGGCCATATCATTCATGCCGGGTTATGCCTTTGCTGTGGCAACTGCCACCCTTGTGGGGCAAAGCCTCGGGGCGGGGAAAATTGACCTTGCAAGATCAAGTGTGAAGAGGAACTGTTTGATCGCCCTTACCGTTATGGGGTTTTTTGCTATAATTTTCCTGACCCTTGCGAAACCGATGTCGAAACTCTTCCATCCCGAGCAGGAGGTTCTGGCTCTGAGCGCACTTTGTGTAATGATTGCAGCCTTAGAGCAGCCTGCTTTGGCAATATACATGGTCTATGCCGGAGGTTTGCGGGGAGCAGGCGACACCCTGAGCCTCATGATTATTACGATAGTGGGTACACTATGTTTTCATTTACCGGTTGCCTATGTTTTTGGGATCGTGTTACAATGGGGACTTGCTGGGATATGGTTTGGGGTGGCGCTTGACTGGATCTTTCGTTCAATTGCCGTATACGTCATATTTAGATCGGGGAGATGGGAGAAGGTAAAGGTATGA
- the acpS gene encoding holo-ACP synthase — translation MYTGIDIIEVKRIERVFISHMGFLRRVFTEDEVKYCQSKKNCFQHYAARFASKEAVLKAFGTGLREKMKWTDVETLNEESGKPYINLYGRVKELAIEKNICEISISLSHCKEYAVAHALLVTRNKE, via the coding sequence ATGTATACAGGCATCGATATTATTGAGGTTAAGAGGATTGAACGGGTCTTTATTTCCCATATGGGATTTCTCAGAAGAGTTTTCACGGAAGATGAGGTGAAATATTGCCAATCGAAGAAAAACTGTTTCCAGCATTATGCAGCACGTTTTGCATCAAAAGAGGCCGTTCTCAAGGCGTTTGGAACTGGTTTAAGAGAAAAAATGAAGTGGACCGACGTAGAAACTCTCAACGAAGAGTCTGGAAAGCCTTATATAAATCTCTATGGCAGGGTAAAAGAGTTGGCGATTGAAAAAAATATATGTGAGATTTCAATCTCACTGTCACACTGCAAAGAATACGCAGTTGCACACGCATTATTGGTTACACGCAACAAGGAATAA
- a CDS encoding B12-binding domain-containing radical SAM protein codes for MRKLILINPHPVGNVGEENVSVLNQMPVNLGYLKKLTPEHWDVDIIDETQELAVDEKGENLRFEKPDLVGITSVSYQAHRAYQIAAACRKNGIPVIMGGVHATSYPEEAAQYVDSVIIREAVTIWAEIIADFENNALKESYDGGLTPMEMYRDLYSDREFLKNKYKYRYSGIITTAGCPFSCEFCSVPQFQGKKYRERPIDDVLNELEKIKGEYRGLILTDENFYGHSKKSNERVRSLFKKMVERGIYQNWFGFTSLNIYQDDETLEYMVKSGCVGVLIGIESINEEALKSMNKGVNLRITVEKYKEAVKNIRKHGLAVWGTMVFGNDSDTTEGFKEVVDFIVDAKIDIMTCGILCPFINTPLYNRLNGENRLFRTNFPEDWIYYTSHHLTYVLSRLSLQEFIDGLEYVFEKIYSTDVIREKFRNAKTELNNLNAAMFAFRVNLDWQYVFHHLLENLKQLQASGAYEEARERYKKMKSSKDIGLASVKS; via the coding sequence ATGAGAAAGTTAATCCTCATAAATCCGCACCCCGTTGGTAATGTCGGGGAGGAGAATGTTTCTGTATTAAATCAGATGCCCGTAAACCTTGGCTATCTGAAGAAACTGACACCGGAACATTGGGATGTTGATATTATCGACGAAACTCAAGAACTGGCAGTGGATGAAAAAGGAGAGAATCTGCGTTTTGAAAAACCTGATCTGGTCGGAATTACCTCTGTCAGCTATCAGGCTCACAGGGCATATCAGATAGCTGCAGCATGCAGAAAAAACGGAATTCCTGTTATCATGGGAGGTGTACATGCGACAAGTTACCCAGAAGAAGCTGCACAATATGTTGATTCTGTCATAATAAGAGAAGCTGTCACGATTTGGGCAGAGATAATTGCTGATTTTGAGAACAATGCCCTGAAAGAATCATATGATGGCGGCCTCACCCCTATGGAGATGTACAGAGATCTCTACTCAGATCGGGAATTTTTAAAGAATAAGTATAAGTATCGGTATTCGGGTATCATCACAACTGCCGGATGTCCCTTTAGTTGTGAATTTTGTTCAGTTCCTCAGTTTCAAGGGAAAAAATATCGAGAAAGACCAATCGATGATGTATTAAATGAGCTGGAGAAAATTAAAGGAGAGTACAGGGGACTTATCCTGACCGATGAAAATTTCTATGGGCACAGTAAAAAATCAAACGAAAGAGTACGCAGTCTCTTTAAGAAGATGGTAGAGAGAGGTATATACCAGAATTGGTTTGGTTTTACTTCGTTGAACATTTATCAAGATGATGAGACATTAGAATATATGGTGAAGAGTGGTTGTGTCGGAGTTCTCATCGGTATTGAATCTATTAATGAAGAGGCGTTAAAGTCAATGAATAAGGGCGTCAATTTGCGTATAACCGTGGAAAAATATAAAGAAGCGGTGAAAAATATCCGAAAGCATGGCCTTGCAGTATGGGGTACCATGGTTTTCGGTAATGATAGTGATACTACGGAAGGTTTTAAAGAAGTGGTTGATTTCATTGTAGATGCAAAGATCGACATTATGACATGCGGTATTTTATGCCCTTTTATTAATACCCCCCTGTACAATAGACTTAACGGAGAGAATAGACTCTTCAGGACAAATTTCCCTGAAGATTGGATCTACTATACTTCACATCATCTTACCTATGTACTATCAAGACTCTCTCTTCAGGAGTTTATTGACGGTCTGGAGTATGTCTTTGAGAAAATATATTCAACTGATGTGATCAGGGAAAAATTCCGAAATGCGAAAACAGAGTTAAATAATCTTAACGCTGCCATGTTTGCCTTCAGGGTGAATCTGGACTGGCAATATGTCTTTCATCATTTATTGGAAAACTTAAAGCAACTGCAGGCTTCAGGGGCGTACGAGGAGGCACGTGAACGCTACAAAAAGATGAAAAGCAGTAAAGATATCGGTTTAGCAAGTGTTAAGTCTTGA
- a CDS encoding beta-ketoacyl-[acyl-carrier-protein] synthase family protein produces MSKVVVTGLGLVLANGIGVKNAWEALIHGKDGSGDVTSFDTSQYKIHRACEVKDFKTDVIFENETPANTIHKYTYSAAREALRDSGLHDIANYNCERFGIAIGTLAGELPPFEYLLRNSPEDKANGFDMNIALTYPPSSITSLLSEDFGFEGPTMVSLNACSSGNHAIAWAHDLLLNGKVDVMLVGGGELIPQTEFTHFHNLKALAPEKCQPFDRERKGLIIGEGAGIMVIETLDFAKKRGAGIYAELRSSGMSCDGHHMTAPHPEGAGAIRAMLEALSGARLSYKDIDYISAHGTGTPLNDRMETMAIKSVFKERAKKIPASSIKSMIGHTMGAASAIESVVSCLSIRNNIIPPTINYETPDPECDLDYVPNEGRELKVNCVLNNSFAFGGNNVTNIFSRF; encoded by the coding sequence ATGTCAAAAGTCGTTGTTACGGGTCTGGGATTAGTATTAGCCAATGGTATTGGGGTGAAAAATGCATGGGAAGCGCTTATTCACGGCAAAGATGGCTCAGGGGATGTCACATCATTTGACACCTCACAGTATAAGATTCATCGTGCATGTGAAGTTAAGGATTTCAAGACAGATGTAATATTTGAAAATGAAACTCCTGCCAATACGATCCACAAATATACCTATTCAGCAGCCAGGGAAGCATTAAGAGATAGCGGTTTACATGACATCGCCAACTATAATTGCGAAAGGTTTGGTATTGCAATTGGAACGCTTGCAGGTGAACTCCCCCCATTTGAATATCTGTTACGCAATTCCCCTGAAGACAAAGCTAATGGTTTTGACATGAATATCGCTCTAACATACCCACCATCCTCAATAACTTCCCTGCTCTCTGAAGATTTTGGTTTTGAAGGCCCCACTATGGTTTCATTAAATGCATGTTCTTCCGGCAACCACGCTATCGCATGGGCACATGATCTCCTGTTAAACGGGAAGGTTGATGTGATGCTCGTCGGCGGCGGTGAGTTGATACCGCAAACAGAATTTACCCATTTTCACAATTTAAAGGCTCTCGCTCCTGAAAAATGTCAGCCTTTTGACAGAGAGAGAAAGGGACTCATTATTGGAGAAGGTGCAGGAATTATGGTAATAGAAACCCTCGATTTTGCAAAAAAAAGAGGTGCGGGTATTTATGCGGAACTAAGGAGCTCTGGAATGAGTTGTGACGGCCACCACATGACGGCTCCACATCCTGAAGGCGCCGGTGCGATCAGGGCGATGCTGGAAGCACTATCAGGTGCCCGGCTCTCATATAAGGATATTGATTATATTAGCGCACATGGCACAGGAACTCCCTTGAATGATCGAATGGAAACGATGGCAATTAAATCCGTCTTTAAGGAAAGAGCAAAGAAGATTCCCGCTAGTTCAATAAAATCCATGATCGGCCATACAATGGGTGCAGCGAGCGCAATAGAATCGGTCGTAAGCTGTCTCTCGATCAGGAATAACATAATCCCCCCTACGATAAACTATGAAACACCTGATCCTGAATGTGATTTAGATTATGTGCCGAACGAAGGAAGAGAACTCAAGGTAAATTGCGTATTGAATAATTCCTTCGCATTCGGCGGAAACAATGTCACGAATATTTTCAGCAGATTTTAG
- a CDS encoding beta-ketoacyl-[acyl-carrier-protein] synthase family protein, protein MNKKTVITGIGIVSPIGIGHREFWKNLVSGNSGITPMESLDLSKYECRNGAEVKTLNPADFLGHKGLRYLNKGTKFLASSIKLALDDADLNIDDEISYQTGILIGTSLGNFSQTTDYFHDIVRENPSGLSPMQSYDVALNSSINYASVFFKIKGFARTISSGFTSGIDAIGNAHKLIQNGKADIIIAGGVEQISLDLYMIFLMRKMLSGSNGGGKEISMPFDKRRNGFIMSEGSYVFVMENLDFALSRGAKVYGEVSGFGTIFAGNKNYDTRKRFEKATSAMRACTDDAKVSLQDIDLINASGNSDQSSDFIEAQAICKLFETRGNEIPVCAVKSIVGECYGASGAMQTAASVLSIQNSLIPPTINCEEKDPECSINIIHQKQAGNISTALVNSFDYTGNNSCLILKKYE, encoded by the coding sequence ATGAATAAAAAAACTGTAATTACTGGTATTGGTATTGTATCTCCAATTGGTATCGGCCATCGAGAGTTCTGGAAGAATCTTGTTTCGGGTAATTCCGGCATCACCCCAATGGAATCACTGGATCTTTCAAAATATGAATGCAGAAATGGGGCAGAAGTAAAGACGTTAAATCCGGCAGATTTTCTCGGGCACAAAGGGCTGAGATACCTGAACAAGGGAACTAAATTTCTTGCTTCCAGTATAAAATTGGCATTAGATGATGCAGACTTGAACATAGATGATGAGATATCATACCAGACGGGAATTTTAATAGGAACATCCCTGGGTAATTTTTCTCAAACCACAGATTATTTTCATGATATTGTCCGGGAGAACCCTTCCGGACTCTCACCGATGCAGAGCTATGATGTTGCACTGAATTCTTCAATTAACTACGCCTCCGTCTTTTTCAAGATAAAAGGTTTTGCCAGGACGATCTCTTCCGGCTTTACTTCGGGAATTGACGCAATCGGCAATGCACATAAATTAATTCAGAATGGGAAAGCAGACATAATCATAGCTGGTGGTGTTGAACAGATATCGCTGGACCTCTACATGATCTTTTTAATGAGAAAGATGTTGTCTGGTTCAAATGGCGGGGGCAAAGAGATCAGCATGCCGTTTGATAAAAGACGAAACGGCTTCATCATGAGTGAAGGCAGTTATGTATTCGTAATGGAAAATCTTGATTTTGCCTTGAGTCGCGGCGCAAAGGTGTATGGCGAAGTATCGGGGTTTGGGACAATTTTTGCCGGAAACAAAAATTATGATACGAGAAAAAGATTCGAAAAAGCCACGTCCGCAATGCGGGCATGTACGGATGATGCAAAAGTATCGCTTCAGGATATCGACCTTATTAATGCCAGCGGGAATTCAGACCAATCATCAGACTTTATTGAGGCACAGGCTATTTGCAAACTGTTTGAAACAAGAGGTAATGAAATACCGGTATGCGCAGTTAAATCTATTGTGGGAGAGTGCTATGGTGCCTCCGGAGCAATGCAAACGGCAGCATCAGTACTCTCGATTCAAAACAGTCTCATACCCCCGACAATCAACTGTGAAGAAAAAGACCCCGAGTGCAGCATAAACATAATTCATCAGAAACAAGCAGGAAACATAAGCACGGCGCTTGTTAATTCGTTTGATTACACTGGAAACAACTCCTGTTTGATTTTAAAGAAATATGAGTAA
- a CDS encoding FAD-dependent oxidoreductase translates to MSKLFDPIKIGSIEIKNRLAMSAMDLGFTSDGSVNERFIDFYVERARGGVGLIVIGGCYPEMNGKVWKSIIGLDKDSFIPGLKKFADTMHENDVKVAAQLLHGGRSASSFFTKMRPVSASSLAHVNIKQAPHALTIPEIKKVIRGFADATVRLKKAGFDAVEIHGGMGYLINQFLTRATNERNDRYGGSLQKRINFAREIVIAIKEKTGKRFPIIFRLSGDDFIDNGLKIDESIEIAKELEKAGVDAFNISPGWHESRIPIMLMSIPRMSYIFLSEKMKNQVNVPVIGSVRVNDLALAEEILDNGQSDLISIGRPLIADPELPKKYRKKQFNDIRRCIACNQGCFDSLLNFKSVSCLYNVRAGRERELKIRKAAKKKKVMIIGGGPGGLEAARVAALRGHDVYLYEKNSVLGGQLRYASMPPGREEIENVITFLETQIKKLNVKIQLHEKADITAIKKLKPDAVIAAIGGSPIIPPIPGIKEKNVVVAEEIFDKKVKVGKEVVIIGGGTIGCEVALHIAKMGAMNPEVACYLLRNRVINGQEAAEYTSRGRRNITILEMKNKIGGSFGISTRWVIIKQVKDAGIECVTGLNIREIMTKKNGTRSTGVDSQDAKICVTFEKEKKIHSIFADTVVIAAGYKPNQDLISKLDGKIEEFYKIGDCVKVRTALEAIHEGFEVSLKL, encoded by the coding sequence ATGAGTAAGTTATTTGACCCCATTAAAATAGGCAGTATTGAAATTAAAAATAGACTTGCCATGTCTGCAATGGATCTAGGATTCACCTCGGATGGTTCGGTAAACGAGCGGTTTATTGATTTTTATGTCGAAAGAGCCCGGGGAGGAGTAGGTTTAATCGTAATAGGAGGATGTTATCCTGAGATGAATGGGAAGGTATGGAAGAGTATCATCGGCCTTGACAAAGACAGCTTTATACCGGGATTAAAAAAGTTTGCAGATACGATGCACGAGAATGACGTTAAAGTTGCCGCCCAGCTCCTTCATGGAGGAAGAAGCGCCTCCTCTTTCTTTACAAAGATGCGCCCTGTTTCAGCATCAAGCCTGGCCCACGTCAACATAAAACAGGCACCACACGCTCTCACCATACCAGAGATCAAGAAGGTGATCAGGGGCTTTGCCGATGCAACTGTACGATTAAAGAAGGCGGGCTTTGATGCGGTTGAGATCCATGGAGGTATGGGCTACCTGATTAATCAATTTCTTACCAGGGCAACGAATGAGAGGAATGACAGATATGGAGGGAGCCTTCAAAAGAGGATAAATTTTGCCAGGGAAATTGTGATTGCAATAAAAGAAAAAACCGGTAAACGTTTTCCCATTATATTCCGCTTATCCGGTGACGATTTCATTGATAACGGGCTCAAGATTGATGAGAGTATTGAGATTGCGAAGGAACTGGAAAAGGCGGGTGTAGATGCATTCAATATATCTCCCGGTTGGCATGAGAGCCGAATTCCCATAATGCTTATGTCCATCCCGAGAATGTCCTACATCTTCTTGTCTGAGAAGATGAAAAACCAGGTAAATGTACCCGTCATTGGATCGGTAAGAGTAAACGATCTGGCATTAGCTGAAGAGATTCTGGATAATGGACAGTCAGACTTGATATCGATAGGAAGGCCCCTCATCGCCGACCCGGAATTACCCAAAAAGTACAGGAAGAAACAGTTCAATGATATCAGAAGGTGTATCGCCTGCAACCAGGGCTGTTTTGATTCACTGCTAAACTTCAAATCGGTAAGCTGCCTCTATAATGTCAGGGCCGGAAGAGAGCGGGAATTAAAGATCAGGAAGGCCGCGAAAAAGAAAAAGGTAATGATAATCGGAGGTGGTCCTGGTGGTCTCGAAGCTGCAAGGGTTGCCGCCCTGCGAGGACATGATGTTTATTTATATGAGAAGAACAGCGTTCTTGGCGGACAACTGAGATATGCCTCTATGCCCCCTGGAAGGGAAGAGATAGAAAACGTCATTACGTTTCTCGAGACACAGATAAAAAAATTAAACGTAAAAATTCAATTACATGAAAAGGCTGATATTACGGCGATTAAGAAGTTAAAACCAGATGCCGTAATTGCCGCTATTGGAGGCAGCCCCATCATACCTCCTATTCCGGGCATAAAAGAGAAGAATGTTGTTGTTGCTGAGGAAATATTTGATAAAAAGGTAAAAGTCGGAAAAGAGGTGGTCATTATCGGCGGAGGGACAATTGGATGTGAGGTTGCCTTGCATATTGCAAAAATGGGAGCAATGAATCCTGAAGTAGCGTGTTATCTTCTGAGAAACAGGGTCATTAATGGTCAGGAGGCTGCAGAATATACCTCGCGGGGAAGAAGGAATATTACGATCCTGGAAATGAAGAACAAGATCGGTGGCTCTTTTGGCATCTCAACCCGATGGGTCATCATAAAGCAGGTGAAGGATGCGGGGATTGAGTGTGTGACCGGTTTGAATATTAGAGAGATTATGACGAAAAAAAATGGAACAAGATCGACAGGAGTAGATTCACAAGATGCAAAAATCTGCGTAACCTTTGAAAAGGAGAAAAAAATACACTCGATTTTTGCCGATACCGTCGTCATAGCAGCTGGATACAAACCTAATCAAGACCTTATCAGTAAACTGGATGGAAAAATAGAAGAATTTTATAAAATAGGAGATTGCGTAAAGGTTCGGACTGCCCTTGAAGCCATTCATGAGGGATTTGAAGTCAGTTTAAAATTATGA
- a CDS encoding enoyl-CoA hydratase/isomerase family protein → MKDIRMNRGDNSGYQHLEYEEVELKNNRYAGVIKIRKPPRNSIGSWLLDALYDRIDAYESDDKIAAIIITSSIRGVFCDGADRNELFGPWISGLVAEKNYDRFMRAHEMYLEIENCQKPLIAALNGVTIGAGLELALLCDFRIASETAFFSLPEAKPELSIIPGLGGTIRLPKVIGTARAKEMLYSGKMIRAKTALQWGLVNKLAPVKGVLKEALDYAEVLAQNSSKAIKTMKKCINFAMDHDTREGIKYEVGLFAEIMRQKLVKT, encoded by the coding sequence ATGAAAGACATACGAATGAACAGGGGTGACAATTCCGGATATCAGCACCTTGAGTATGAAGAGGTAGAGCTTAAGAACAACAGGTATGCCGGAGTCATCAAGATAAGGAAACCTCCCAGGAACTCTATTGGTTCATGGCTGTTAGATGCACTCTATGACAGGATCGATGCATATGAAAGTGATGATAAGATAGCAGCCATTATTATCACAAGCAGCATACGGGGAGTCTTTTGTGATGGTGCGGACAGAAACGAACTGTTCGGCCCATGGATCTCGGGTTTGGTGGCCGAAAAAAACTACGATAGATTTATGAGGGCACATGAGATGTATCTGGAGATAGAGAATTGCCAAAAACCTCTTATTGCCGCCCTCAACGGTGTTACCATAGGGGCAGGTCTTGAGCTCGCCCTTTTATGCGATTTCCGTATTGCTTCTGAAACCGCGTTTTTTAGTCTACCTGAGGCAAAACCTGAATTGAGCATAATACCGGGACTTGGAGGAACTATCAGGCTGCCAAAGGTGATAGGTACCGCCCGGGCCAAGGAGATGTTGTATTCAGGTAAGATGATTCGTGCGAAAACAGCGCTTCAATGGGGTTTGGTGAATAAACTCGCACCTGTGAAGGGTGTCCTTAAAGAGGCGCTCGATTACGCCGAGGTACTGGCACAAAACAGCAGCAAGGCAATAAAGACAATGAAAAAGTGTATTAACTTTGCAATGGACCACGATACAAGGGAGGGGATAAAATATGAAGTTGGCCTCTTTGCAGAAATTATGCGGCAGAAGCTTGTAAAGACCTAG
- the fabG gene encoding 3-oxoacyl-[acyl-carrier-protein] reductase: MKDKAAIVTGGTRGIGRAIVLELARNGCNVAFNYAKSGDLAKALVTEVESLGVKALAKQADVADFEAAKNMVTEVKEEFGQIDFLINNAGVTRDKLLALMKESDWDDVINTNLKSVYNFSKAVIMTMVKQKSGSILNITSVSGIAGVAGQTNYSASKAGVIGFTKALAKEVGKAKINVNAIACGFIETDMTASLPEEYKNKMIDMTSLKRFGNPEEIARIASFMLSEDAKYITGHVLTVDGGLAL, encoded by the coding sequence ATGAAAGATAAAGCAGCAATAGTAACAGGCGGCACTAGAGGTATCGGTCGGGCTATAGTCCTGGAGTTAGCAAGAAATGGGTGTAATGTTGCCTTTAATTATGCAAAGAGCGGGGATCTGGCAAAAGCCCTTGTAACAGAAGTCGAGTCACTCGGTGTCAAGGCCCTGGCAAAACAGGCAGACGTGGCAGATTTTGAAGCAGCAAAGAATATGGTGACTGAAGTTAAGGAAGAATTCGGGCAGATTGATTTTTTGATCAACAATGCCGGTGTGACCAGGGACAAGCTCCTGGCATTAATGAAAGAGAGCGACTGGGATGATGTGATCAACACCAACCTGAAAAGTGTCTACAACTTTTCCAAGGCAGTAATTATGACCATGGTCAAACAGAAGAGCGGGAGCATACTCAACATTACGTCAGTAAGTGGAATTGCCGGAGTGGCGGGACAGACTAACTACTCCGCATCAAAGGCTGGCGTCATCGGCTTTACTAAGGCCCTGGCCAAGGAAGTTGGAAAGGCAAAAATAAATGTAAATGCTATTGCGTGTGGATTCATTGAGACCGATATGACAGCTTCACTCCCGGAAGAGTATAAGAATAAGATGATAGATATGACGTCTCTCAAACGATTTGGGAACCCTGAAGAGATAGCCAGGATTGCTTCATTCATGCTCTCAGAAGACGCAAAATATATTACCGGACATGTTCTCACCGTTGATGGTGGATTGGCATTATAA
- a CDS encoding muconolactone Delta-isomerase family protein, with protein sequence MIFLLKVQIKKIPDVPVKDFLGIVVKEWEYFLRMKRRGKILAGGKLAGGRGAAAIIEADSNEELDQIVANLPLFPFFTDIEITPLVSTEKALTDVKRVHSLMK encoded by the coding sequence ATGATTTTTTTATTAAAGGTACAAATAAAAAAAATACCAGATGTCCCCGTTAAAGATTTTCTGGGCATCGTGGTCAAGGAGTGGGAATATTTCTTGAGGATGAAGAGAAGGGGCAAGATCCTTGCCGGTGGTAAATTGGCCGGTGGAAGAGGGGCCGCCGCCATTATTGAGGCTGACTCTAATGAGGAGCTGGACCAGATCGTTGCAAACCTGCCGCTTTTTCCTTTTTTTACCGATATTGAAATCACCCCCCTGGTTTCTACGGAAAAAGCCCTGACCGACGTTAAACGGGTTCATTCGCTCATGAAGTGA
- a CDS encoding RNA-binding protein, with amino-acid sequence MNIYVGNLPYSVTEADLKETFSAFGEVASASLVSDKFSGQSKGFGFVEMPNNSEADAAIKALNESDLQGRNIKVNQAKPKGDSPQRRPRY; translated from the coding sequence ATGAATATTTATGTGGGAAACCTGCCATACAGCGTAACTGAAGCCGATTTGAAAGAGACGTTTTCAGCGTTTGGTGAAGTAGCGAGTGCGTCTCTTGTCAGTGACAAGTTTTCAGGGCAATCCAAAGGTTTTGGGTTTGTTGAAATGCCAAACAACTCGGAAGCAGACGCTGCGATCAAGGCTCTGAATGAAAGCGACTTGCAAGGAAGAAATATCAAGGTAAATCAGGCTAAACCAAAAGGTGATAGCCCCCAGCGCAGGCCAAGATATTAA